aaaacaattttagaaATTGAATCTACATACTGTACTGGTTGTGTTTATGTTGAATGCTTTTGATTTGTGCGTTTGCTTTGCAGATGATCAGTCGTATCGAGTATGTCCACATGAAGAATTTCATCCACAGGGATATCAAGCCAGATAACTTCCTCATGGGTATTGGCAGACACTGCAATCAGGTACAGTGTGatgtttaaagctttgcatggtgtgaatagTAAACAATCTCGCTCAGGCCttatacttcacggaggcaacagatGCGATTGCAtccatgctccctggtcattgccttggtgctcttgaaatgttaAAGAAGAATTTGACAATTTCCATATAACCATGAACTCAATCTCTGTTGAGGGAATATTGGCTCTAAAAAGGGCAGGTTTGTTCTCAACATTTCAAACCGTATACATAGCTCCTCTTCAAGAGAAAAAGAAAGCCCAAATAacatactcaaaagagatttacatacGATCTAAATATTCTTCTCAGGAACAGTGTgtctctacatgtacatgtagcaatctTAGTTTGTGCTTTCCCTTGTTgctatttttaaacaaattataatccatattctgtgttgttttttccttcaacAGCTCTTTGTGATAGACTTTGGGCTTGCCAAGAAGTACCGGGACGGACGAACAAAAGTACACATCCAATACAGAGAAGATAAAAACCTAACAGGGACCGCCCGATATGCCAGCATTAATGCCCATCTTGGTATCGAACAAAGGTAAACATTAAGAGTGGTTGTTCTCCTCTGACCATCAGACTCATCAGTTTCAGATTTTGAAAGTCTCTGTCGAGGGAGTGGAGGCTTAGGATCGTAAAAAGCTCCCCCaaactggtcccctgtctttttTATCCACAAGGATAAAGTGGGGACTGGTCCTACAGGCCcaatgagatgaaaattatgtTTACCAGAATCAGGCTACCACGCAAAACggaatgtcacatgtacaatctctgactggtatcctgctcatttttgcttggAAGAAAATGGTTGAGCAGCTCTTATCACAACTAGAGCTGCTGAACCGTTTTGGAACAGGGCCTGGGCGTAACTGGTAAATTTGTCATGTCATCAAGTACTGCAGAGTATGATTTGAATGCCTTGCATGGTGGCAGTATAAtgtaactaagagaggtttgtggtgtAACACCATgcgaatatctcttttgagaagtgttggttctgaaaagattcTGGTGGTTAAtgactcaacatttcgatcaaaacgttgagatcGAAATGCTGAGTCGTTAACCAGAGCCAACActgctcaaaagagatattcacatggtgctaccgcaaacttcTCTTAGAAGTTTGTCCTCTTAATTGACCACCGCCCCCAATCCAGCTCTCACAGGGCATAACCAAACATTCCCCTTGACAACTTCTTCTTGTTTCTTTACCCATCTTCCAGTCGGCGAGACGACATGGAGTCGCTAGGTTACGTCCTGATGTACTTCAATAGGACCAGTCTACCGTGGCAAGGTCTTAAAGCTGCAACCAAGAAGCAGAAATATGAGAAGATTAGCGAGAAGAAGATGTCTACACCCGTAGAGGTGCTCTGCAAGGTCAGTTTTGTTCAACGCGTACGCCCTCTCCTTACTTCCTGTTTTCGTAGCGAATgtttcgcaacagttgaactgttgtgaatttgtgatgtcaaaatttgttttgccttcgcaggaagtatgaactgggctttagttGTCTCATGTTGTAGTTTTCAATTCTTGAGTCCAAGTCCCAAGCTTAAGTCCACAATATCGATTTGGAGTCCCAAATTTATAAAGAAGGGTTTTCTGCTTAAaaagctgtatgaaattggcccaataTTATATCAAGCAGTCTAGTTTATTGGACCCAAGCTcgggtgttgtcagcagcagagtctGGGTTTGATACCCATCATGACACCTGGAGCAATGCACtgaaccataattgctttgtacaAAAATTTGGAATGTAGTTCAttttgctctaccagccagtcTCCTAGTTAATGATACCTACAATGTATGTCTACATCCTGACTGACTATGTAGGGGGTAACCCCttgtttcagtcccaggagtaAGTTGGCCCCACCCAAaccttttggtaaacaaaaaacgAACCAGTTTTGTTTAACTTTGCAGTGAAAAACATTCTACACCTTCCTTAGTAGTACTTTGTTAATGACATGTTTAATATTGTGTGTGTTAAACAGGGCTTCCCTGCAGAATTCGCCATGTACCTTAACTATGCACGTGGACTGCGATTTGACGAGGGACCTGACTACATGTACCTGCGGCAACTGTTCCGTATCTTATTCCGCACCTTAAACCACCAATATGACTACACCTTTGACTGGACCATGCTGAAACAGAAAGCGTCATCGCAAGTCACGTCCCAGGGGAATGTTGGCACTGCAGCGGGCACCAAGCACACTGAAAGCAAAACTAAGAGTAAACGTTGAAGGGTGTCTTTGCTTGTCCTTATTTTAcggcattttttttctctctactTCGGCACACTGTGAAGACTTAAGTTTACGAAAGAGCTACTTACTTAGCTTGATCACTCAACCTGTCTCACGTGTCTTAAACTGGGGAGATGATCCCTTGTAGACAATATGGTCACATGGAAGTAATGCACATTTTGATTTGGATTCCACCCACCATAGTGACCGTCTTTTACCGTCTTCAAAGACGCATTTTTTTCTGCATCCCGACGGATTCTCAGTGGTTTCAAATTTTAAGATCCAACAGGGTAGATCAGGTAGCCCCAAAgttcttaaaaacaaatgaaaatgaagTCAAATGAGCACAACCAATTGAATCCGTTGGTGTCAGAAATTATGCAttgtcttgtgttttgtttacgtataaatataaaatgttaatattatatatactgaaacaatgtacatgtaagtcttCAAGTAATCTTTGTAATAATGAGTAGGGCTTTTCATAATGTACAAACTTTTAACAGGTCTCATTTTCAGTCACGGTAGATGTTTcagtgaaaatttaaaaaagatttcagatcttatttttttcatgaaatatgttGATTCGCATGCCACAAATATTAGAGAAAATAAAGCACAACAGAGGCTTGTAAGCTTAGTAGTCTGATCTACTAAGATGACTTTCCAGgtctgtttttaaataaattttaagaTTTTACATCCTCAGACTTTGACCTGATGTGGGTATTGTCTCTCTTTGTTTCTTTAGAACAATGAGTTAGCCCAATATCTCTGCATGTCATAAACGTTTTTATAGGTTTTCCGTTGCGTTTTGATATTGGAATTCAAGCGACACTGTACAATGAAAGGTGCATCCAACGTTCATTTGGCTTATAAACATTTTATCTGAATCGATGAGATGCCACTTATACAAGTGTAGTTTACTAACAGCTCACCCATTTTTCATACAGATATTGAGAGAGAAAGCGATAATATAGAGAAGTAGTCATCTTCTCAATGGAAAAGCTTGAATGTGCATTAATATTTTGTGGCATTGATAATTTAATATGCGAATACCTTCCTTGTAAATAATCCATAATCAGTGTATTTATAAACAGTATGATGAGCACCACAAATAGTaaattatttgtgttatttcctttcctgtttatttttttttttcgatttttgttctacaaaatCACTTCCAATTTTTGATAATATCTTCAGCCTCGATTGTTTTCTGTATCTAAAGGCACTGCTGTACGACTTGCTACAAATATTGTATCATGCTCTTTTGCATTTTCGCTGTATTTAGCTTTGTGGGTGAGGGGCATTTTGCATGGATGAGGTGTGGTCACCTCTCTGAGCAAAGGGTGCTCCTGTTTTGAGAATCAGTAGCTTTTGCGGCAACTTCTTGGAGGGGCATTAGGTTCAAGATCGGGGCAACAGGAACTGGTCACCCTGCCCGCCTTGAAACTTTACGTTGATACTCATAGTATATTATAATTGCAAATAGTAAAGGAGATTTGATGTGTTCCAACAGCGGATAGGAACATTTCTATGATGAACTTGTTAGGTTACTTATGTGAGTTGATTAATGTTATTTGCAACAGATATTAATTTATTGATGAATCATGCAAATGTGATAAAtgatgattttattttcttcaattgTTTGCATGGATTGACTGATACAATACAGGAGGCTGAATTGCTCAAACATTCAGCGTTACTAATAACTTTGTGCAGCATATTTTTTATCTTGTGTCGTCGTTATAATGTATACACTTTTAATTTCTTTGATTCATCTTTGTTTAGTTATTATTTTTCTCTTAAGAAGTAGACATGTCATAATATAAAACAAGAtcttttgttctctttttaaagtgaaaacttgtttttaaatggaGAGATTTTTAAGAGCATATTGAAGAGGTTGTTGAGCTTTAGTTAGCGGAATAGTACACTCAGTCCAATTCCTGTAGCTCTGAAGAAGTAGTTGGTGGTTTTTTTGTACCAACACATTAAAGGAGCACTCTGCACCCCCTTTAAACTAGTTTTATTGTTCAGACAACCATGACCGCTTTCTA
The sequence above is drawn from the Asterias rubens chromosome 9, eAstRub1.3, whole genome shotgun sequence genome and encodes:
- the LOC117295017 gene encoding casein kinase I — translated: MATMTSAKSNSEFMVGGKFKLVRKIGSGSFGDIYLGINITNGEEVAVKLESQKARHPQLLYESKLYKILQGGTGIPHIRWFGTEKDYNVLVLDLLGPSLEDLFNFCSRRFTMKTVLMLADQMISRIEYVHMKNFIHRDIKPDNFLMGIGRHCNQLFVIDFGLAKKYRDGRTKVHIQYREDKNLTGTARYASINAHLGIEQSRRDDMESLGYVLMYFNRTSLPWQGLKAATKKQKYEKISEKKMSTPVEVLCKGFPAEFAMYLNYARGLRFDEGPDYMYLRQLFRILFRTLNHQYDYTFDWTMLKQKASSQVTSQGNVGTAAGTKHTESKTKSKR